AGCCGTCACCGATGATCTTCGTCTTGCCGTCCCAGACGGGTTCCTTCTTCGTGGCCCCCTTGTCGCTGCCGCTGCCGGCCGACGAAGCGGTCGGCGCGGTGTCGGCCGACCGGTTCAGCACCAGATAGCCGCCGACCAGGGAGGCCACCACGAGGAGCGCGGCCACCGTCAGGAACTGCGGGCGGGTGGTGCGGCGCGGCGGGCGCGCCTTGCGACGGCGGCCCTTGTGCGGCTTGCTGCCAGACTTCATGTACGGCTCATTCTGCGAGGGTGGCGGGTGCGGGTGCTCATCGGTGGTCAGCCGATCCTCATCGCACTGGACCAGATGTCGTAGGGGACCCCGGCATGGGGTGTTCCGGCGATCCCGTCGAGCGGCAGCGGCTCCAGGCTCTTGGCCAGGTCGATGCGGTAGACGACGACGGCGGTCGACACGTCGTCGGCCGTTCCGACGTACCAGGCGGCCTTGTCGTCCTGGGTGGTCCCGCCCTTGGCGGCCACCTCGTAGGAGGCGGCACCGGGCGAGGTGGGGTGGGCGTTGCGGTAGGCGTCGGTGAGCGCGGAGGTGACCTCGGCGGCCACCTTTCCGCTCATCGCGCGCTGCGGCTTCGGGGTGTCCAGGGGGACCTTGGACCCGTTGTGGGTCACCTTCCGCACGGAGTACGGCTCGGTGTGCTTGCCGAGGGCGGCGAAGGTGCTGTAGCCGCTGGCCATCCGGATCGCGCTGGGCGTGGCGCTGCCCACGGAGAGCGCCGGCACCTGTGCGCCGAAGCTGGAGCGGAGCAGTCCGGCCGCCTCGGCGGTGCCGCGCACCTTGGCCAGGCCGGTGTCCATGCCGAGCTGCATGAACGGGGTGTTCACCGAGCGGGCGAGCGCGTCGTGCAGGGTGATCGGGCCCCAGGACTTCTTGTCGTCGTTGTGGGCGAAGACCCGGTCGCCGTCCCGGTCCCAGTAGGGCCCCTCGGGGGTGGTCACGGGTACGGCGTCGTTCCCGTCGTACACCGTCTGCGGGGTGACAGGTGTCGCCTCGCCGCCCCGTTCCTTGACGACACCGTGTTCCAGCCCGGCCGCGTAGACGAAGGGCAGGAAGGCCGAGCCGGCCGGGACGGTGGTCGCGTTCGACTCGTTGAAGCCCTGTCTGCGGTGGTCGGGGCCGCCGTAGACGGCGAGGATCCGCCCGTCGGCGCCGACGGAGGAGGCCCCGATGTGCGCGGTCCTCGCCTTCTTCGGGTGGTCCTTCCGCACGTCCTTGCGCGCCGCGGTGACGGCGTCGGTCAGCTCGTCCTGCCGGTCCTTGTCGAACGTCGTGTAGATCTGGTAGCCGCCCCGGTCGAACTCCTGGTCGGTGAGGTTCGCCGCCTTCTTCGCGTACTGGGAGGCGAGCTGCACCAGGTAGTCGCTCTGCTTGCCGGTGTCGTACTGGTTCGCCTGTTCGATCGGCTCGGGGAACTTCGTGTACGTGGCGCGCTCGGCCTTGGACAGCTTCCCGATGTCGACCATCCGGTCCAGGATCCACTCCCAGCGCTCGACCGCCCGCTCCCGGTTGGCCTTGCTCAGGGTGGGGTCGTAGAGGCCCGCGCCCTTGAGGAGGGAGGCGAGGACGGCGGCCTCGCTGACGTTCAGTTCGCTGACGTCCTTGCCGTAGTACGCCTGGGAGGCCCGCTGGATGCCGTAGGTGCCACGGCCGAACCAGCTGGTGTTGAGGTAGCCCTCCAGGATCTCGTCCTTGCTCATCTGGTTGTCGAGCTTGAGGGCGAGCAGCGCCTCGTCGAACTTGCGGCCGAGCGAGCGGTCCTGGGTCAGATAGACGTTCTTGACGTACTGCTGGGTGATGGTCGAGCCGCCCTGGGTGTCCCCCTCGCCGACGGTGCGCACCAGCGCGCGGGTGATGCCGCTCACGGAGATGCCGGGGTCGGAGTAGAAGCTCGCGTTCTCCGCCGCGAGGACCGCCCAGCGCACGTCCTCGGGGACGTCCTTCAGGGGCATCGCCTGGCGCCGCACCCAGCCGGTCCGGGCCATGGGGGAGCCGTCGGACCAGAAGTACACGTTGTCCTGCTGGGTGGCGAAGGTGTTGAGGTCCTCCGGGATGTCCGTGGCGGCGTACGCCACGGACAGGAACATGCCGCTGACGCCCACGGCGAGCCCCGCGGCCCCCAGCGACTGCCGCCAGGACGGCACCCAGCGGCGCCAGTCGGCGCGGCCCGGACGGGGGTACTGCGGGCGCATACGGCGGGCGAAGGGGGCGAACGGGGCCAGTCGCGCGCCGGCGACGGCGGTGAACCTGGCCAGAACGGACGGCCTGGGCGCCTTGCGTCTGCCG
This genomic stretch from Streptomyces deccanensis harbors:
- a CDS encoding transglycosylase domain-containing protein, producing MQLKLPPAPADETMQLRVLEPGTFDLPQEQPASGKRGRRKAPRPSVLARFTAVAGARLAPFAPFARRMRPQYPRPGRADWRRWVPSWRQSLGAAGLAVGVSGMFLSVAYAATDIPEDLNTFATQQDNVYFWSDGSPMARTGWVRRQAMPLKDVPEDVRWAVLAAENASFYSDPGISVSGITRALVRTVGEGDTQGGSTITQQYVKNVYLTQDRSLGRKFDEALLALKLDNQMSKDEILEGYLNTSWFGRGTYGIQRASQAYYGKDVSELNVSEAAVLASLLKGAGLYDPTLSKANRERAVERWEWILDRMVDIGKLSKAERATYTKFPEPIEQANQYDTGKQSDYLVQLASQYAKKAANLTDQEFDRGGYQIYTTFDKDRQDELTDAVTAARKDVRKDHPKKARTAHIGASSVGADGRILAVYGGPDHRRQGFNESNATTVPAGSAFLPFVYAAGLEHGVVKERGGEATPVTPQTVYDGNDAVPVTTPEGPYWDRDGDRVFAHNDDKKSWGPITLHDALARSVNTPFMQLGMDTGLAKVRGTAEAAGLLRSSFGAQVPALSVGSATPSAIRMASGYSTFAALGKHTEPYSVRKVTHNGSKVPLDTPKPQRAMSGKVAAEVTSALTDAYRNAHPTSPGAASYEVAAKGGTTQDDKAAWYVGTADDVSTAVVVYRIDLAKSLEPLPLDGIAGTPHAGVPYDIWSSAMRIG